Part of the Deinococcus misasensis DSM 22328 genome is shown below.
TGCTGGTTTCCGAACTGCGTGACCTGAGCGTCCAGAGCCTCCCTGACACCGAACGGGAACGGACTGAACTGGTGTTCAAAGCCCGGTTGGCCCGGGTGCTCAAAGCGCTGGATGAATTGCCTCCTGCACCCTCTGGCACTGCACTGAGCCGTCCAGCACATTTGCCTGCCTTGTTGCTCACTCTGGGATGCGCTTCTTTGATGATCGTGGGTGGGTTCACCTTTTTTCAGAGTTGGCGTTACAAAGGCATCAATGAGGGGGAAGCCAAACAACTTCAAAACGTTCTGAAACTGCCTGCCCTGCAAACCCGTGCCAGCACCACCAAGAACCCCGAGGACATCCGTGCCTATGCCCGTGCAGCTTTTGACGCTGGAAAATTCCAGCAATCTGCACAGGCGTACGCAGACCTTTTGAACCAGACCAAGAACACCAGAGACCCTGAAGCCCTCCGGCGGATGGGGGTTTACCTGTCCACCACCGAGCAGTACAAACAACAAGCACTCGGGTTGGTGCAGAGTGCTGTAGAACAGGACCCCAAAGAAGCAGAAGGTTACCTGCTGCTGGGGTACACCCACATGAACAACGGCAATGGTCAGGAAGCCCTCGATGCTTTCTTGAAGTTCCGTGACCTGAAACCCATGAGTCTGGAGGCAGACGAGCAAATTGCAGAATTGCGTGCAGCTCTGGGCAACAATGCCACGGGTGCAGAACTGTTCGCCCAGAACTGTGCAGCCTGCCACGGCCCAGAAGGCAAGGGCAAAACCGCCCCGAGCATCCTGAGCAGTGCAGCCATGAACGACACAGAGACCCTCAAGACCCTCATCCAAAAAGGGGCTGGAGCCATGCCTGCTTTCCCGAGCATCAAAGGAGAGGCGCTTGAGGCTCTGGTCAAGCACGTGCAAAGCCTGAAACCATGACCGAAAAAGTCAACCGTCGAAAATTGCTGGAATACTGGTGGGTCCTCCCTGTGGCTGGCACCTTCGGGGCCTTTGGGGGCATGTTCTGGTATGCCTCTCGGGTCACCTTTGGCAAGAAACATCCGGGTCCTCCGGCGTTCAAAGCGGGCGAAGTCAAATTCATTGCAGAAACCGCCAGCCTGAAAGAGGATTTTGCCACAGCAGAATTCACCTACTCGGGGGTTCCCTGTCTTCTGATGCGGATTCCCCAGAGCACCCTTGGCAGCATTGAAGCAGGTGGAGTGCATTATGCCGCCTTCTCACGGATTTGCACCCATCTGGGCTGTCCTGTACAGCCCCTGAGGGACAAAGAAGCCACTGCCCTGACTTTCAATTACCGCATGGACCATCCGATGCTCGGGTGTCACTGCCATTACAGCATCTTCGATCCCCTCAAAGACGGCCAGAGTGTGTTCGGAAAAGCCCTGCATCCTTTGCCAAGGGTGCAACTCAGTCTGAAGGGGAATCGGATTTTTGCCTCTGGTCTTGAGCCGGCCCCCCCTGTGGGCGGGTGAGGAGCACCACCGCCACCAGAATCAGCAAACAGGCCAGAATGCTCTGGAGGGTGATGGTCTCCCCTCCCAGAAAGTGCCCTACCATCAGGGCCACAATCGGGTTCACGTAGGCGTAACTCATGGCCAGAGGGGTGCTCACGGTTCGCACCAGATACATGAATGCGTTGTAGGCGATGATCGAGCCAAACACCACCAGATACCAGAACGCCACCCATGCCTGTGAAGGGACATGGGTGATTTTTTCACCGAGCAACAGACCCACCAGAGCACTGGCCATTCCGCCAAAAAAGATTTGCAGTGCGGTGTTCATGATGCCCTCAGGCATGCGGATTTGCTTGCTCCAGACCGTCCCGAAAGACCAGCTCATGGGCGCGATGATCAGGGCCAGCATCGCCAGAGGGGCGGCAGAAAGGTCTTTGCCTGAATTGAGCACCACAATGCCCACCACCCCCAGCAACAATCCCACCCATTCGGTGCCTCTGGGTGCGCGTCCCCACAGGGCACTCCAGACGGCAGCCCAAACTGGAGAAACACCCACAGCAATGGCTGCCACTGCACTGGACACATCCTGTTCGGCATAGAGCACCATGCCGTGCCCCACCACAGTCAGCAAAATGCCCACCATGGCAGCATTGAGGGTTTGCTGGCGGTCTGGCCATGCCACCTTGCGAAGCTTCAGAAACAGGAGCAAGATCAGGCCTGCAGCCATGTAGCGCAAGCCTCCCTGCAAGAAAGGGGGAAATCCAGTGAGCGCCACCCGCATTCCAAAATAGGTGGACCCCCAGATCAGGTAAACGGCAATCAGTGACCAGAGCACACTCGGGGACATGTTCTGACCAGCCTAAACCTTTGATTGTGCACAAAGCAAGCGAGTGTGGTGTTTGTTCAACTCAAATGCAAAACCCAAAGATGAACCAACCCTAAAGGTTCTTCTGTCTTGAAACCATGAAAGCAAGAAACCTGCTTCCCGAGCCTGTTTCTGGTGGTTTTTTCTGTGCAGGATTCAGAGGTCTTCTCACGTTTGTCAGCGAAACCGCAGCAATTTTCTCAGAGAGAACCGGAGAATGGGTTTCAGACATGCGAAAAGTTCTTGCCCTCACCACATTGATTGCTGTTCCTTCCATCGCCATTGCCCAGAGTCAGGACACCCTTCAGGAGATCCGCATTGTGGGTGTTTCTGAATCCCAGGCTGCCACCATCAAAAGCAGATTGCCGATTTATCAGGGCTCCAAAGTGACCGATGTGAAACCCGAAGCCATCAAAGCGGCCATTGGGCGGCTCGGGATTTATCAAGTGCTGGAGGTCAAAGTCGAGAATGAAACCCGCGGCCCGGTGCTCTTGATTCAGGTCAAAGAGAACCCCAAAATCGCAGACATCTTGGTGACTGGAGCAGCCATTGATGCCAGCACCTTTCAAAACACGCTCAAGGAACAGTATGGTCTTGCCAAAGGAAGCGTCCTGAACACCGCACAGCTTGAAGTGGCCCGTGTGCGTTTCAGACAGGCTTTGCGTGAGCAGGGCCTTCCTTTCCTGCCAGAGGTCACCACCACCCTCAAAGAAGGCGAACAGGGAACCGTGGTGACGTTCACCGTTCAGGAAGCCGTTCCTGTGAAGCAGGTGGTGTTCAAAGGGGTCAGCAAAATCCCTCAAACCGAAGCACAGGCCGCTTTTGCTGCTCTGGTGGAGGGGGGCACCTTCAGCTCTGCCACCTACGAAGAAAGCTTGCGGAAACTGTCTGCCGCCTACCAGGAGGCAGGATACCTTGGCAGCGGAGCCAACCTGCAAACCGCAGTGCTCAACAACGGCATCCTGACCATTGAAGTGGTTGAACTGACCGTGGGCACCATCGACACCAGCCTGATCGAAGGCGTGCCCACCCTGACCATCAAGGAAGGGGATGTGTTCCGTCCAGCAGATTTCGCTGCTGATCTGCAAAAAATCAGTGAAACGCTCGGGAAAACCGTGACCCTCCAATACCAGCAAAACCCCTCCGATCCTCGCAAGGTGGATGTGCAACTGGTGGTCACCAGCATTCCAGCCGGCAAAGTGTCCAGCATCGTCATTGAAGGAAACACCGTTCTGACCGACGAAGAGTTGGCCTCTGGACTGCAAAACAAGATTGGACAGACCTTCAGCCTGCCTCTGGCCCAAGAAGATGTGCTGGCCCTTCAGCGCCTGTACCGCGCCAGAGGTTATGAGATTGTGCTGCCCAAAGACCCTGTGGATTTTGATGGCAAAACCTTGACCTTCAAAATTCAGGAAGTGACCATCAGTGGCTATGACATCCGCTGGGAAGGCACACCACGCACCAACGAAGATTTGATTCGTTCTCAATTGCCTGCAGTGGGCAGTCCTTTGAATGCCGACACCTTCAGGAAATACCTGGGCAGGTTGGTGCAAGGCGGGATCATCAAAGCCCTCAATGTGCAACCTGTCACCACCGACGACCCGAGCAAAGTCAAATTGGCCCTGACCCTGCAAGACGTTCCCAGCCTGAATGTCAGTCCGGGCCTCACTTACGCACCCGGCGAAGGCTTTGCTGGAGACCTGCAAATCTCCGATTCCAACCTGTTCGGCCTCGGGCACCAGTTGAGCGCCAGCCTGAACTTCGCACCAAACGATGCCCGCCAGATTGTGGGGGGCTCCATCTCTTACGGCCTGCCTTACCTCGGGACACCAGAGCAACCCCTGAGCGGAAAATTCACACTGGCCAGCAATGTTCTGCCCAACCTGCCCATCAAACAGGGCACCGAAGACACCGGACGGCAGTACACCGAGCGCACCAATCAGGCCATTGTGGAAGCCAACACCCCCCTGAACGACAATGTGGCGGTCAGTGCAGGCATCAAGGGCGAACTCAAACAGTTTTATCTGGAACCGGGACAGCAAGGCAGCTTGCCAGACAACGATCCTGCGGTTTCTGCCAACCTTCCACAACAAGGCTGGTCGGTGCAACTTTTCTCTGGTCTGAATGCCGATTACACCGACAATGGCCGTTTCCCCACCGAAGGCTTCAGGGCTTCCTTGAATGGCAGTTACGGTTTTGGGCAGGAAAAATCACGTCTGAATTGGGGCAAAATCTCTGGTGGATTGCGTGGCTATGTGGACCTGACCGATGGCACCACCCCCAACGTGGTCTTTGCAGGCCGGGTGGATGCAGGGACCATCATCGGAACCGCTCCAGAGTCTGCCCTGTTCCGGGTGGGAGGCAGCCAGTTCGATGACAGCTTCAGCCTGAAAGGCTTTGATGACAACAGTTTCTCTGGCACCAACTTCTTCACAGCAGGCCTTGAAGCCCGAGCAGACTTTGGACTGAAAGCCAGCTTTGTGCAGGGGGTGTATGCACTGGGCTTTGTGGATGCTGGGGATGCCTGGACCAACAACGACTTCAACCTGAATGTGGGTTACGGACTTGGCGTGCAGGCCGATCTGGGCACCGAAGGGTTTATCGTTCCACTCCGCATGGATTATGCCTTCTCAAACCTGTACCCACAGGGCAAATTTTCCATCAAACTGGGCTTTTTGTTCTGAAGTTGAGCTTCTCTGGCCAGAGGAAAACCCTCTGGCCATCTTCATTTCTCAGCAGTGACCATCAACAAAAAAACACCCCCTGAGCCATTCAGAACCTGTGCTCTGGCAGGCATTCTGAACCCTCACCATTTGGGATTTCATGGGATCTTCTCACTGTGAACTGTGAACTTTCAACTCGGATGAGGTGGCAACAAAAACACAACCTCTGGTGGTCCCACATCATGAAGCTGTGTCACCTGAAGGGTAGCGCTTTACAGGGTCCCTCAAGCAGCTTTCAAGCGTTTATCCCCTTAACAAAAGCACACAGGCGTCCAGCATTTCAAAAACTGCAGGTATAATGGACCCATGCCGCTTTCCCGGGTCATTCCTCTCAAACGCGCTGCACACGCTTATCTGGTGCAAGATGGGCACCTCTTGCTGGTCACCGAACGCATGGACGACGGTTCCATTTTCTGGGGCCTCCCCGGCGGAAAAGCCCGAGATGGTGAATCTCTGGCCGATGCTGCCATCCGTCAGGTCAAAGAAGAGACCGGCCTGGATCTGTACGATCTGGAGTTTGTGTCTCTCCTGGAAGGCGAAATGCTGTCCATGACCAAACATGCCCACTATGCCAACTTCGCCCGTTTCACTGGAAAATTCCGTGGGGAATTGCGTCCCATGGACCCGGAAGTGCTTTCTGCAGAGTGGATTCCCTTCGAGCAGGTGATGCAACTGGTGCGCTTCGGGCCTCCACCAGAGTGCGAAGAACGGAACCCCTTGATCTGGGTCCCCACACAGGATTTCCTCTCTGGGAAATCCAAGGCCTACTACCCGATTTAAAGCATTTGACAGAAGCACAGGAGACTGTCTCTCAGGTGGAGATTTTTGAAGCAGGAGGATTCGTTTGAATCCTCCTGCTTCACTGATCAACGCAACCAACAGATCCCACCCTTGCTCCACTTGTTCAAAACCATCCCTCAAGTCGGAGGGACAGTCTTGAGCAACAGGAAAGACAGGGAGATTACTTGATTTTCTGCCTTCCGGAGATCGCCCGTCCGAGGGTGACCTCGTCGGCGTATTCCAGCGCACCCCCCACCGGCAGACCGTAAGCAATGCGGCTCAAGGTGGCTCTGGTTGGAGCGAGTTGCCGTTGCAAGTACATGCTGGTGGCTTCTCCCTCTACGGTGGTGCTGGTGGCCAGAATCACTTCGTGGTCCGGGGTGACCCGGGTCAGCAGTTGCTTGATGTACAGCTTGTCCGGTCCCACACCATGCATGGGGCTGATGGCTCCGTGCAGCACGTGGTAAAGGCCACGGTACTCACCAGAGCGTTCAATGGCGAGCACATCGCCGGGATCTTCCACCACGCAAATCTGGTTTTGCATCCGTCCAGCATCGCTGCAGACCTCACAGAGTTCTTTGTCAGTGACATTGAAGCACTGGGGACACAGGTGCAATTCCTCTTTGGCACTCAGAAGGAGTCTGGCAATCCGCTCGATGTCCTCCTGAGGCTGTTCAAACAGATAAAACGCCAGTTTCTGGGCGCTTTTGGGCCCAATGCCCGGCCATCTGGACAGCTCGCGGATCAGTTGAAGCAGACTGGCAGGATACTTCATCTCACATCAATCCGCCAAGGAAGCCCATGCTGCGCTGGGTTTCTTGCTGTTGCAGCGCATCGGCTTTCTCCTGGGCGTCTTTGAAGGCCACCAGCAGCAAATCTTCGAGGGCTTCCACATCCTCGGGGTCCACGGCCTGAGGGTTGATTTTGAGGCTTTGCAGTTTGCCCTGTCCGTTGAGCACCACTTCAACCATGCCACTGGCACTGCCGGTCACGGTCATGCCTGCGAGTTGGTCCTGAATTTTCTGTGCAGCCACCTGTGCTTGCTGCATTTGCTTCATGAGTTTCCGCATGTCCATAAAGGCCATTTTATAACGTTTTGACCCCTGGGAATGGGGGGTTTGTGAGGATTTCAGGTCCAGGGTGTGATACCCAGGAGGGCTCCCCCATTCGAAAAAACAGCAGGCCCGAAGCCTGCTGCACGGTCAGCATTCAGAAATCAGAGGGCAGAACCGGGATACTTCACACGCTTGGTGCGGCGGTAAACCTGTGCAGGTCTGCCCACCCCATTGCGGCGTTCTCCGGCAGCTTCCAAGAGGCCCTGAGACAGGATGCGCTTGCGGAAATTGCGCTTGTCGAGCTTCTGGTTGAGGATGGCCTCGTAAACCTCTTGCAACTCAGGGAGGGTGAAATGCTCGGGCAAGAATTCAAAAGCCAGATTGGCGTACTCCAGACGGGTCTGCAAGCGGCGGATGGCTCTGGAGAGGATGTCGGCGTGGTCAAAGGCCAGAGGGGGGGGATCGTGTGCCACAAACCATGCTGCACCCACGGTGCTTCCACCTGCATGAACGGCAGGGGTGCCGTGTGGGAGCACCGCCATGTGGGCCACCGAGACAATGCGACCACGGGGGTCACGTCCCGGATTTCCGAAAGTATAAAGTTGTTCAAGATGGTTGGGAGAGAGCGCCACGCTGGTCTCTTCACGGAGTTCCCGCAGGGCGGCTGCTGCAAGGGTTTCTTCGTGCTGAACAAAACCCCCGGGAAGCGCCCACGACTGGGAGTGGGGTTCCAGACCACGACGGACCAGCAGAATGTGCAACTGGCCCTTGTGCATGGCAAAGGCCACCACATCTACTGCCAGACCCACTTGAGCAGCAAAAGGAGGCAATGTTAGTGTATACATCACACTTAAATATATGGCTTTTGGTCGCACAAGTCAATGAATTCATGTCAAAAGTCATCTACACCAGATTGCTTGTGAGCAAAATAACTTATGGGGTAAATTTTTTGAGATGTTGTCACAAACCATTTGGATCTTTGCAAAATTTTAGTTATCCATCAACCAACAAACGATTGCAAGGGACTTTTGTTGCTCAGGATTCGAAAGCACCTACACAAATCCAGATCTAGACAGCTTGAGAATCAGACCATTTTCAAACGGACTTCTTCAAACGGTCTCTGGATTTTGCAAAAACCACCCATTTTCCAGAAAAGCACCTTGCTGGTTTTGCCAAACTTCTGGATGGTTGCATCCTGACTGACAGAGCAAAAAACCCTGGATTTCAGACCAGCTACAGCCGGTTTTAATCCGTTGTGCGTAGGCGAATTCTGCCTGTGTGGTGTAAAATAAACTTTGATGTTCCTACCCAGAATGTCCACGATCCCCGAGAACGGGGCGTGCTGGAGGTGGTTGTAATTTCTAAAGAGCACAAGATCAATGAGCAGATTCGGGTTCGGCAAGTCCGTTTGATTGATGACGAGGGCGGCCAAGTTGGCATCATCGATACCAGGGAAGCCCTGCGTGTCGCCCAGGAAAAAGGCCTGGATCTGGTGATGGTGGGCGCTGCTGCTGTACCCCCGGTCTGTAAACTCATGGATTACGGGCGTTTTCGTTACGAGCAACAGCAGAACGAAAAAGAAAACCGCCGCCGTGCACGCACCCAGGAAGTCAAGTCCATCAAATTCCGCATTAAAATTGATGAAAACGACTTCAACACCAAAACCAACCATGTTCGTCGCTTTCTGGAAGAGGGCAACAAGGTCAAAGTCACCATCATGTTCCGTGGTCGCGAACGCACCCACCCCGAATTGGGTGAGCGCATCCTTGAACGTGTGGCAGAAGCCATCAAGGACATCGGTACCCCTGAAGGCGCTCCTTCCATTGCAGGCATGGACATGAACATGATTGTTGCTCCTGCTCCGGGCAAGATCAAAAAGAAAGATTCTGACAAAGACCCTGAAAAAGATTCAGAAACGGTTGCTTCAGAAGCCTGAATTGCGGTTCTGCCCATCCTCCCAAGAGGGAGGATTTTTTTTGCCCCGATCCTCGAAGCTGACCCACACATGAGAAATACCTGAAGGCAAATGAACATGCTCCCGAGCACTGTCCTGTTAACATTCAAAGTATGAAACCTTCTGTTTTGACCTTGATCCTGCCTGTCCTGCTGGCTTCCTGCACAGTCACCACCCAGACCACTGCACCTGCCAAACCCCAGAATGCAGTGTCCCAATCTAAACCCTCTCCCTCGGTGAATCTGGGAGACTATGCACTCCCTGAAGGGGCCAGCAACGTCAAAGTCAAAAGCAACAATGTGGAGTTTCGGATCTCTGGAAAATCTCTGGATGACATCTTTGTCCATTATGACCAGCAATTCAAACGCAGAGGATGGCTGCGTGTGGGTCTTGAAGAACGTCCGAACCGTGTTGAAGCCACATACAAATACGAAAACAACCTGGTCAAACTGCTGGTCAAGCGTGAAGGAAACAGTGGCAAATACGAGATTGAACTCGAAGATTGAAGCCAAAAGTTCAATCGTGCCATCAAACAACTGATTCAGTCAGAAAAACAGAACATGTGCAAGCGCCTCCCTCCAGGCCCTCGCACATGTTCTTTGCATTGGATTCATTGAACAAAATGAAAAACTTCATACAAATGGACATCACAATCAGGATTGATTTCAGCGGTTGAAATTTAAAATCTATATCATTGTTGATGTGAAAATTCCATACACAACCAATGGACACCAAAACATTCAAAGAGATTTAAACCCGATACCATTGCCAACTTGAAAATTTTAAACCCGACCCTGCCATTGATTTCGATACATACCATTGTGCTGTCCATCTTTCTGGTCCACCCCAGGAGTGTGCGGTTCAGGGCTGTTCCAGAGCATCAAGTTCCAAATTCTTCCATTGACCCATTGCATTTTGCAGGGTGAAGGTCTCATCCCTCAAACCCCACAGGAGAACATCCCTTCTTCTCCTGTTCAAAGGATAGAAAACCACTGGAGAATCAAGAGAGAATTTTCATCTTACAAATTTTTCACTCATTCACAATTCATATACAATTCGCAGACAGTTCTGATTTGGTCCTTTAAACTGGAAAGAACATGACAGGATTTGTCGCTGCCCAACCCAGCATTCCCAAACCCCTGCCAAACGAAGTCAAACGCAAGCACTTGCTCAAACAGATGCGCAAAGCCGAAGATGCCCGTCTGGTTGCTTTGCTTGCACCTTCTGGATACGGCAAAACCACCCTTCTGGCGCAATATGCCCGTTCGTCCAGAAAAAAGACCCTGTGGATCACGGCCTCCCCTGAAATGCAAGATCCTGTCTGGTTGGGTCAGGTGCTCTACCACAGGCTTGCACCAGAACTGCAACTTCCACCGGTGAGTTGGGAAGACATGCATCCCCAAGCTCTGGGCAGTCTGGCTCGACTGATGGTTCAAGGGCTCAGTGATTCCAGAGAACACATCCACATCCTGATGGATCAGGCAGAACACCTTTCAGAAGCCTCTGGAAAATGGCTGACCGATGTGATCTTGCAGCTTCCAGAAGGCCACCAGTTCATGCTGGCCGGTTATGACAGCGTGCCTTTGCCTTGGGGCCTGTGGACCACCCGGCCTGACATTGTGGTGATGGGCACCCAGCAATTGGCCTTTGAACCAGAAGAATCCCAACAACACCTGAGCAAACTCAAGAAAAGTTGGGATGAGGACCTGCACCAGCAAAGCGCTGGATGGCCTCTGGGCCTGACCCTGCAAGGCACCGGGCAAACCACAGGGCTCAACATTCAGGACTGGATTGAACACCGTTTGCTGGAATTGCCAGATGATTTGCTGCACATCTTGCCTGCTCTGGTGAAGCATCCCATCTGGACCGACCCCATGCCACTGAACCAAGGAGCACCCTTGCCCAAAGGTTGGCTGAAACCCTTGCTGGAAAAAGGTCTCCCTCTCACCCGCCTTGGACGAGGAGAATACCAGCCCCACACCTTGCTGATGGAAACCCTGGACCGTCTTTTGCAACAACATCCCGAAGAACATCGGCGTGTGCATCTGGAAATGGCACACACCGCCGAAAAACAAAACCTCTGGAGAACCGCTTTCGATCACCATCTGAAGGCAAAACATCCTGAAGGTGCCTTGCAGTGCATCCGCAAACTGATCCCCGAGTTGTATCAGCGTGTGGAGTTTTCCACGGTGGTGACATTGTTGCGAAAATTTCCTCTGCAAGACCTTCCCAGAGACCTGCAAGCTTCTCTGGCTGTGGCCCTTCTGGAAAATGGACAGACTTCAGAAAGCCACCAGCTGGCCCAGGATCTGTTGGCCAGTGGATTCATGAGCAGCGACCTGTGTCTGGCCTGCGGAACCCATGCATACCGACAGGGGCAAAAAAAGGAATATCTGGACTGGAGCCTGAAGGCCCTTGAACTCAGCCAAACCCCTCTGGAAAGATTGAGAAGCCACCGGATGCGCGTTTCTGCTTTGCTGTACAACCAGCAACATGTTGCTGCCCTTGAAGCAGGCAAACTCTACTTGCAAGAAGCCCAAAGCAACCATCAACCTTTTTCAGTCGCCAAGGCCCTTTTGATGCTGGCCAATGTTTACAGCGACATGGGCAGCTTTGTGGAAGGTGAACAGGCTTATCTTGCAGCTTTGAAGATGTGCCAGCAACACCACTTTGAAGCCAGCAAGGCCGAAATTTACTACAACCTCTCATTGACCTTGCTGGACGACAATCGGCCACAGGAAGCCCTGACTTGTTTGACTGAAGCCCTCGGGCTTCCAGAACACCTGATGAAACACTGGTATCCCCTGCTGATTGGCATGCGTGGCACCATTCTGGCCCAATTGCACCTGTTCACAGAGGCCATCCTTGATTTTGAAAAAGCAGCAGAACTCTGTCCCAACTATGGTTGGGGCACCTACACCCTGATGTATCTCTCGGCTGCAGCAGATGCCGCCTGCCTCGCGGGCAAGCAAACCCAAGCAAGAGCATTGATTGAACAGGCACGGTTGCAACTTGCTGCCTCTGAAGACAATGGCTTACACACGTTGGCATTCAGTGAGGGGTTGCTGGCCTGGAGCAAAAACCAGCACTTTGAAGCAGAACAACACCTGCAAAAAGCCGATGCCCGTTCTCTGGGGTTGTGGAACTGGGCATTGATTCCCTTGATTCAAGCAGATCTCGCTTGCAAGCAGGGCAGTTTGACCCGAGATCACCTTGAGCGTTCTTTCCAGAGGCTGGAAGTGCTGGGAAACGATGGCCCTCTGGAATTTCTGGCCCGTTACCTTCCAGACCTGTATCAATCTTGCATTTCCAGAGGGTGGTACAAAGAACGGATGGGGCAGGCCCTCTCTGTGGGTCAAAAACCTCTGGAGATGCCACCCCATCCATGGATTTTGAAAGTGCAGGGCTTTGGATCGTTTGTGGCATCAGGCTCCGCAGGACCCTTGGAATGTGCCTTGCGAAAGAATGAGGAACTGTTGATGTTTCTGGCCATCCATGGTCCTTGCAGCCGGGACGACCTGATTGATGCACTCTGGAATGGTGAAAACACCCGCAAGAACATTGACCACTTCAAGGTGTTGGTGCGAAAACTGCGTTCGGAACTGACGCAAGCCCTGAACACCCCTTTTGATCCTTTGCCTTTTCAAGGGCAATATCAACTTCATCCCTCCTTGGAAGTGGAGTGTGCTGTTCGCAGGTTCCTGCAAACCCCTGAATCCACAGCGCCTGCACTCAGAGAGCACATTCTCCTGTATCAGGGGGAGTTCTTTCCAAGATTGGACACCCACTGGGCCGATGAACTGCGAGAGCAGTGCCGTGAATTGCTGGTGCATCACACCCTGCTGTATGCACGTCTGGCAACCGATCCACAAGAGGTTTCACAAGTGGTTCAGCATGCTTTAAACCATTGCCCTGCCGAAGAACACCTGTATCTGGGTTTGCTGGACGTTTACCAGCAAACCGGCAACAACCCTGCTTACCAGATTCTGCACCAACGCTACCAGAACATGCTGAAGCAGGAATACCTGAACGGTTGAACCTCAGCCAGGAAGGCGGTTGAGGGTGTAAATTCTGGGGAAATGACCTCCGTGGTACACCCGATCTTCGCGCACCACGGACCAACGGCTCTGGTCTTTGAGCAGGCGGTCCATCAGTTTGATTTCATGGGAAATCAACACCATCCGTGCGCCAACAGCAGCAATGCGGGTCATCTCACGGAAAAACTCTGGATAGAGGGAGAGGTTGGCGGTGTTGCTGCCAATGTTGTCTCCCCAGGGCAGGTCACACAGGATCACATCCACACTCTGGTCTGGCAGATCCAGATGGGTGGCATCAGACAGGTAGGCTTCGGATTTCAGACCTGCAGCTTGCAGATTAGCCTGAGCAAACCCCACATGCTCATGGTCCAGATCACAGCCAGAGACTTTGGCCCCTCCATACATCAATCCAGTCTCAATCATCAGGGTGCCAGAGCCGCACATGGGGTTGAACACCACATCGTGTTTTTCAATGTGGGCCAACTGAACCATCGCTGCTGCCACTGTGGCATTCAAGCCACCTTCCATGTTGGCCACACGCCACGCACGTGCAGACAGAGGACGAGGAGACAGGCGGATCAGCACTTCCCATGCCTCTCCTGATTTCAGGACACGCAACACCATTTCCCCATCTTCAGGGTCATGTTTGAGTTTGC
Proteins encoded:
- a CDS encoding c-type cytochrome; protein product: MMYLILALAVVMLVAVLLPTSRKAVATVEDTQRSDLQEERDLLVSELRDLSVQSLPDTERERTELVFKARLARVLKALDELPPAPSGTALSRPAHLPALLLTLGCASLMIVGGFTFFQSWRYKGINEGEAKQLQNVLKLPALQTRASTTKNPEDIRAYARAAFDAGKFQQSAQAYADLLNQTKNTRDPEALRRMGVYLSTTEQYKQQALGLVQSAVEQDPKEAEGYLLLGYTHMNNGNGQEALDAFLKFRDLKPMSLEADEQIAELRAALGNNATGAELFAQNCAACHGPEGKGKTAPSILSSAAMNDTETLKTLIQKGAGAMPAFPSIKGEALEALVKHVQSLKP
- a CDS encoding Rieske 2Fe-2S domain-containing protein, producing the protein MTEKVNRRKLLEYWWVLPVAGTFGAFGGMFWYASRVTFGKKHPGPPAFKAGEVKFIAETASLKEDFATAEFTYSGVPCLLMRIPQSTLGSIEAGGVHYAAFSRICTHLGCPVQPLRDKEATALTFNYRMDHPMLGCHCHYSIFDPLKDGQSVFGKALHPLPRVQLSLKGNRIFASGLEPAPPVGG
- the yedA gene encoding drug/metabolite exporter YedA; this translates as MSPSVLWSLIAVYLIWGSTYFGMRVALTGFPPFLQGGLRYMAAGLILLLFLKLRKVAWPDRQQTLNAAMVGILLTVVGHGMVLYAEQDVSSAVAAIAVGVSPVWAAVWSALWGRAPRGTEWVGLLLGVVGIVVLNSGKDLSAAPLAMLALIIAPMSWSFGTVWSKQIRMPEGIMNTALQIFFGGMASALVGLLLGEKITHVPSQAWVAFWYLVVFGSIIAYNAFMYLVRTVSTPLAMSYAYVNPIVALMVGHFLGGETITLQSILACLLILVAVVLLTRPQGGPAQDQRQKSDSPSD
- a CDS encoding BamA/OMP85 family outer membrane protein, producing the protein MRKVLALTTLIAVPSIAIAQSQDTLQEIRIVGVSESQAATIKSRLPIYQGSKVTDVKPEAIKAAIGRLGIYQVLEVKVENETRGPVLLIQVKENPKIADILVTGAAIDASTFQNTLKEQYGLAKGSVLNTAQLEVARVRFRQALREQGLPFLPEVTTTLKEGEQGTVVTFTVQEAVPVKQVVFKGVSKIPQTEAQAAFAALVEGGTFSSATYEESLRKLSAAYQEAGYLGSGANLQTAVLNNGILTIEVVELTVGTIDTSLIEGVPTLTIKEGDVFRPADFAADLQKISETLGKTVTLQYQQNPSDPRKVDVQLVVTSIPAGKVSSIVIEGNTVLTDEELASGLQNKIGQTFSLPLAQEDVLALQRLYRARGYEIVLPKDPVDFDGKTLTFKIQEVTISGYDIRWEGTPRTNEDLIRSQLPAVGSPLNADTFRKYLGRLVQGGIIKALNVQPVTTDDPSKVKLALTLQDVPSLNVSPGLTYAPGEGFAGDLQISDSNLFGLGHQLSASLNFAPNDARQIVGGSISYGLPYLGTPEQPLSGKFTLASNVLPNLPIKQGTEDTGRQYTERTNQAIVEANTPLNDNVAVSAGIKGELKQFYLEPGQQGSLPDNDPAVSANLPQQGWSVQLFSGLNADYTDNGRFPTEGFRASLNGSYGFGQEKSRLNWGKISGGLRGYVDLTDGTTPNVVFAGRVDAGTIIGTAPESALFRVGGSQFDDSFSLKGFDDNSFSGTNFFTAGLEARADFGLKASFVQGVYALGFVDAGDAWTNNDFNLNVGYGLGVQADLGTEGFIVPLRMDYAFSNLYPQGKFSIKLGFLF
- a CDS encoding NUDIX hydrolase; its protein translation is MPLSRVIPLKRAAHAYLVQDGHLLLVTERMDDGSIFWGLPGGKARDGESLADAAIRQVKEETGLDLYDLEFVSLLEGEMLSMTKHAHYANFARFTGKFRGELRPMDPEVLSAEWIPFEQVMQLVRFGPPPECEERNPLIWVPTQDFLSGKSKAYYPI
- the recR gene encoding recombination mediator RecR: MKYPASLLQLIRELSRWPGIGPKSAQKLAFYLFEQPQEDIERIARLLLSAKEELHLCPQCFNVTDKELCEVCSDAGRMQNQICVVEDPGDVLAIERSGEYRGLYHVLHGAISPMHGVGPDKLYIKQLLTRVTPDHEVILATSTTVEGEATSMYLQRQLAPTRATLSRIAYGLPVGGALEYADEVTLGRAISGRQKIK
- a CDS encoding YbaB/EbfC family nucleoid-associated protein; the encoded protein is MDMRKLMKQMQQAQVAAQKIQDQLAGMTVTGSASGMVEVVLNGQGKLQSLKINPQAVDPEDVEALEDLLLVAFKDAQEKADALQQQETQRSMGFLGGLM